The following DNA comes from Papaver somniferum cultivar HN1 chromosome 4, ASM357369v1, whole genome shotgun sequence.
TAATATCAAACTAAACCTTAACAGTTCCATTAATACCGCCTAATTTTGATTCTACTTTCATCCCTTATTTTGAATTTACAATCCTCTTGGGGCATATATCAGGTTGGAGACGGCGAACGGAACCTGATCAGAAGGTAGTGTCTGCTTAATTAATTGCGAATTTCTTTCTTTTGGCTATGTTCATTCCATTTCTTGTTTTTTACAAGCGATTTTGACGTTTGATGGTTGTGTATATAACATTAACGATGCTAGCTAGATTACTAGTAGAAGAGGTTTATTCATTTGTGTTATTGAGTTAGGCAATGTAAACAGACGTCATAAAGAGAGAAGGGAAAACTAAACTGACCCTTAAATTCACATAAATGTTTGAAGTGCATAGGAGTGAAGAGAGGAAGCCAGGCCATTTTATCTCTTTTAATGTGATTAACCTGAAAATCTCACAATGTTTCAAATGCTGCGCAATGTACATAATGGGCTCGAAACTGCAGTTCTACCGgacttttggtttttttttttttgagatatcAATAGGTATTATGAGTGTATTTTATGTTTTACTTTACTGCAATACAATAGCTATTGATTTTTTGTGACAGGACATTCAATTTGGATGTAGTGGTAAGATCTAAAGCTTATCTTGCATTTAGATGTGTTGCATTCATATGGCAGAGTTCAATGTGCACGAAGATATTTAGTTTGGACCTTTATCATATTATAAAATTATCAAAGTCTTTCAGTATTTTGAGGAGATAACTACTGATAACATAACCCTTTGCTTTTTGGGGGTCGGTTAGATTTTGATCATTGAAAAGTCAgagaaattttgaattttttttagtgtTTTGGAGTTTAACTAGGCACAGGTCGAGTATTGcagggaaaaaagaagaagaagagatttaaTAGGTGATTCTGCAGCTGGCATGTTTCTAGCTGACATCACATATCAGGAGAATGAACTATGAACTGAACTCGGAGAATAGCTTTCCGTCATGACTTCATTAATTCGTTCAGTAGAGGGGGTTGCGTGAGTTATACGATTCAAGGTGAGCAGCTTTCTATGTGGACTAACTAGCCTCACACCATGGATCATCTTCTCAAATTTGGATTGGGCATATGCAGGGATAGAGAATACAAAAGTATAACATTGTCATCGAACACTGTCGATCCTGgttgtgtattttattttattctcaaGTCTCGTTAATACATAACAATCAAGCTAAGAATCATCCCTACAGTTTGCCGATTACTCTATTTATAAGTTGCATTTCCAACTATAGGCAGTTTCCATATTGGGATATGCAGAAGCTAAACTGAATCCTCTAGTCTTGACGTGATTAACATTAGGAAAAAAACAGAGACTTAGTAAGGTTGTGTTAGTTGGTTATTTTCTTCACTAAATAAGTAGTTTGGGCTTTACGTTTTTTTCTTATGTGAATTAAGTATGCCGCTCACCCATTGTGTATCATATGTTTTTCTGCACAGTGATATTATTTAAAATATATTAGGGTAATGAATTTCAAATTTGTTACTGTTTATTCAAAAAAGACTTGGGGTTTTAGGCCTCCACTCTGAAGGACCTAGCTTAACAGATAATGTTAGTTTCAACTTGACACCTTTTTAAGGTGCTTCCTCTTCTGTTTCTTAAAACCCAAAAAGCTGTTCTGGATCATTTTAGAATACTAAGTTGGATATTCTTAATTTGTTGACAGTATACATGAACATAGAAAAAGAAGAGCCTTTTGagttccagattttttttttgacatacaGTAGCATGGAATACCATGATAAAATGATGAGTCTTTTAACAAAGATGGAATGCAGCGCTATGGGATGCGGCACTATCAGCTATCTTATACAGTACTATCTTTTTCTTACTTATTACTGTTTACTGCTTTCAGGTACATACCCACTGGAGCACATTTTGGTCATTAATGGGTGATCAAAACTCAATTCCTAAAGATCTTCGTCCTTCGAACATACCTCGAACAGTTGGAGATGAACCTCGCGTTCCAATAGGGAGAAGTGCATTGGAAGGATTTTGCCCTAATTCTGTAGTTGATGTTAATAGTCTGCTGCTGATCCTGGTTCCAGATCAGTATTCTATCCAGCAACGATATCTGATGCTGGATATGGCGCAACAGGTTTAGGTTTTGCTAATCCAGCCATGGCTTGGTACCCACTTTGTCGATTACAACCTGTTGGTTCTAGTTTTGTTCCTGTAACTGGATCCAGGGATGATACAGATATTGAGAATTTCGTTAACAATCAAGGTCATGGAAGCAATCTCGGTGAGTATCCCAGTGATGAAGGTAATGACGATTCCTCTAAAACTAAGAAATTAAAATTCTTATGTAGTTTTGGTGGTAAAATCCTGCCTAGACCAAGTGATGGAATTTTGAGATATGTTGGAGGTCAGACTAGGATCATTAGTGTTAGGAGAGATGTTAGTTTTCATGAGTTGGTGCAGAAAATGAATGACGTTTATGGGCAACCTGTGGTTTTCAAGTACCAACTCCCTGATGAGGATCTTGATGCCCTAGTCTCAGTTTCATGTCCTGAGGATCTCGATAACATGGTAGAGGAGTATGAAAAGTTGGTTGAGAATTCCGTTGACGGGTCAGCAAAACTTCGGGTATTTTTATTCTCTGCATCTGAGCTTGACTCATCTGGTACAGTGAAATTAGGTGATTCAAACGATAGTGCACAGAAGTATTTTGATGCTGTGAATAGAATTTCTGATCTTGTTGGTTGTGGTATTACAAGGAGAGGCAGTATGGCGAGTGTGGCATCAACACAGAATTCAGATAGGATGAGTGGCGGGGGAGAAGCTGTTGATAGCTCAAGTTTGGGTCAAGGGCCACCTTCTCCAGTCGTTTTATCTCCCAGAAGAAGTTCTGGGGCTTCTTCCCATGATGGCCAAGCAAGGATTGTTTATGTAGCTCCTAATCATGCTATGTATACAGAAGCTCAATCAGCAAATTATGTTGCTCCAACTATTTCATCAAGTCATCCTCCTGCCCAATTGTTTGAAAGTGACCTAGAGAGACCAGTGCAAGCAATGGGACAACCACCATTATTGGGGAGTGATTTTGGTCCACCTTCTGGAATAGAGTATACGCCCTCAACTGTTTATATGCAGGGATATCCTCGCCAGGAGGTATTTCAAGATGCAGATCATCCGCCAATTACTTCCCAAATGGGGTATTTAAATCCACCTCAAGTATTGGGGATCACAGGGTCAACTTATAGGCGTGCCGATAACACAATGCAGACAATTTGTGTTCAGTCCCATCAGTTCATCCCTGCAATGCAAATGACTCATGCTAGCATGAGACCCAATGGAGTTCAGCATTTAATTCAACAGCATCAAACCCATGTTAATTCCTACCCCGAAGAAAATTCATTTGGTGGTAGGGTTACTCAGGTGTTAGACGACCACAACTACAGAGTTCTCCCATCACAGGCTCCCTTACAACAGGCTGGACTAGGTTATGATTGGCACCAACCTACAGCTCCAGGTAGTGTGGTCTTTTCCGATGGATGCTCACCTCGTCAACAGGGGATTCTTCCTGAACAAATTTCCAGACTGGAAGATTGTCATATGTGCCAAAAAGCATTGCCGCATGCACACTCTGATACTGTGGTACAAGACCAAAGGGATCAAGCCACAAGTATGGTTTCTTCTTCAATGCCAGCTTTCAGAGTCTCCGTGTTGAAGATGCATTAAGAGCTCGATCTGCTAATAGAGTAATTGTTAGTGGACCACAAGGGGAGAGTACTGTTGCAGTTGAACATCTAGAAGCTTGGCCACGACCTAAATATGTTGGACCTATGAATCATGATGTTGCTGCTCAACAGCTAGGATTGCATGGGTTTCCTCCAAATATCAATCTGCGTGTGCGAAATGACAATAGAAGTGTCCTCTTGCAACATCCTGAGGCTGTTGATCAATGTAGGGGGATGTTTTCTCAAGGCGTGATGCCAGATAATGTACATTCACCTCATGGTGTATACATGGCTAATTTTCCTCAGGTGCGCCAAGGAGATGTTGTCCAGCAACCTACGATGCAGTATCAGTACCGTGATATAAACGACCCTTCGATTAGCCATCTACTCCATGCTGATGCCCCTCCAGTTAGAGTGGTACCTTTCCAAACTTCAGAACCAGTTAGTCGGGAGTTCTTGGAACACTCAGATAGGAATTTTAGGAATGCTCCGAAGGAAGACATTGATGATCTAAGacgaatcaatgtgagattggaaGCACTTCACATAGTTCCACCTGAGACTTCTGCAAACAACGAGAATTCTAGGTCACCTGTTAATATATTTCAGGAAAGGATCCTGGATGCTAGACCACAGTTCGTGGCGAATGACGTGCCCCAAACCAATGCCTTCGCCAATACAGGCAATTTTCTCGATGAAAATCATGGTAAGCCAGCTGATATACTGCCAGCGTCGTCTACAGAGGCTCTTTACCTGCACAACCATCAACTTGAAGAGTTCAATCAAGTCGCACAATCATCAGGATTAGGTGTTTTTGAACCACTTCCACATTCAACTACTCCTGCTGAACATCTGGCTTCTGACAAAATATGGCATGGTAAACCAACAATCCCACAGATTGATTCGGCATTTACCAATGTCGAAAGGGAAAGGGTCCCCTTCGTTGGTGATTGGAAGGACGAGGCTCCACATATCCAGTCGAGTATGGGTTTCAATGATGCAACGGCTGCCTCTTCTAATGGAAACCTGCCAACTGTATCCGTCTCCAGTGGTTTGGTTCCAGAGTTTTGTGATCCTGCCACCTCAGACTCGCTTTTCAGCACAAAGGATCCTTGGATATTGAGGCACGACACACATTTCCCTCCTCCAAAACCTAGCAAGGTAGTATCTGGTAGAGAAACTTGTACAACCAAGGAAGGGGTCCTCCACCAGCAACCTGGAAATCTTAACAAGGATTCAGCCTCAGAACATGGTAACTCTAGCAAAGGTAGGAAACATGTTGAAAAGATGTTTTTTCTTTGTTATGTTATTGTAATGTTTTTCGCTGAAATAATAATGTATCGATTCAACAATATAGGATCTGCAGAGGAACATATCAGGCTAGAACTTCAATCTGTCGCTGAGGGTGTTGCTGCGTCAGTTCTCCAATCTTCATTACATTCAGACCACTCTGACCATGAGATGAAGCAGCCCATTCCAGACGCCAACCAAGAAATGGAACTTCGTGTTGGTTGCACAGAAGCAGAGGTATGGTTGTAGTGGAACTGCTATTTTTGTGCACTTCCTCATCACTTAAAGTGACTTACTTACCCTGTCCAAATTCACCTCAGGATTTTGTTAAAGACGAGGCAAATTCTTCTGTATCGCTTTCAGATGGCATCGGTCGCTTACAGGTCACTGATTTAACTTTCAAGATGTTATATTGCCAAATAAATCAGGATGGTTTCTTTTAGGCTGTCCTCGTATGCTCCTTCATTAACTTGTGCATTTATGATTTTCTTTGTTTGGCAGATAATAAAGAACAGTGATCTCGAAGAGTTACGAGAACTAGGGTCTGGCACCTTCGGTACGGTTTATCATGGTAAATGGAGGGGTACTGATGTTGCAATTAAACGTATCAATGATAGGTGTTTTGCTGGGAAGCCATCAGAGCAAACCCGAATGGTCTGTGTTTATCAAAATTTAGGCCTTTGAGCTTGTTTATGTCTTCATGTTTTATCTTTTCTCACTCGGGCATATCATATGCTTCTGTGTTTTTCATAGAGAGACGATTGTTGGAACGAAGCCATCAAGCTTGCTGACATACACCACCCCAATGTGGTAGCTTTCTATGGTGTCGTTCTTGATGGGCCTGGTGGTTCTGTAGCAACAGTAACAGAATACATGGTTAACGGTTCTCTAAGACAAGCTTTTCAGAGGAATGACAAGTAATGTCTTTTTTATGTGTTCAGATTGTGGGTTGTAATAGTTTCTCTCTCTTAATCAGCTGAAATACAGTTGGCCTAACCCCATTGCATTTCCCGTCAATACTATATGTGCATTTAGAGTTATCATTGTCATTTTGAAGGACATTTGAACTGCTACTTGTTTTTGCCAGGGCACTTGATAAGCGTAAACGTCTCTTTATAGCCATGGATGTTGCGTTTGGAATGGAGTATTTGCATGGAAAGAATATCGTACACTTCGACCTTAAAAGTGACAACTTACTAGTCAATCTCCGGGATCCTCACCGGCCAATATGCAAGGTACCATGCCAGGGCCTTAATTAAATGCTTTCCAGTTTATTGTGGTGGCTATACGTGTCTAACTGTTTGTCTACGGTCTTATGTTTTGCATAATACTCTTATCGTTGATTGTAAGTTTTATTTGATCCACATGTTACCTACTTAGCTGTTTCTTGTGTCTTTAACTTGCTGATAAAAGAACTGATGACAGACCAAacaaattttcatttttaaaaacTTGATGAACAGATCCTTAATGGATTTCAAAGTTCCCCGAATTGGGAACTAGTTATAAAGTACAATCATAATGATGTAATTAGAACCAGAAAAGAATAATGATATATAGTAGaagatatacaaaaaaaaaaggaaatacatGAAAATAA
Coding sequences within:
- the LOC113272886 gene encoding uncharacterized protein LOC113272886 yields the protein MAWYPLCRLQPVGSSFVPVTGSRDDTDIENFVNNQGHGSNLGEYPSDEGNDDSSKTKKLKFLCSFGGKILPRPSDGILRYVGGQTRIISVRRDVSFHELVQKMNDVYGQPVVFKYQLPDEDLDALVSVSCPEDLDNMVEEYEKLVENSVDGSAKLRVFLFSASELDSSGTVKLGDSNDSAQKYFDAVNRISDLVGCGITRRGSMASVASTQNSDRMSGGGEAVDSSSLGQGPPSPVVLSPRRSSGASSHDGQARIVYVAPNHAMYTEAQSANYVAPTISSSHPPAQLFESDLERPVQAMGQPPLLGSDFGPPSGIEYTPSTVYMQGYPRQEVFQDADHPPITSQMGYLNPPQVLGITGSTYRRADNTMQTICVQSHQFIPAMQMTHASMRPNGVQHLIQQHQTHVNSYPEENSFGGRVTQVLDDHNYRVLPSQAPLQQAGLGYDWHQPTAPGSVVFSDGCSPRQQGILPEQISRLEDCHMCQKALPHAHSDTVVQDQRDQATSMVSSSMPAFRVSVLKMRESTVAVEHLEAWPRPKYVGPMNHDVAAQQLGLHGFPPNINLRVRNDNRSVLLQHPEAVDQCRGMFSQGVMPDNVHSPHGVYMANFPQVRQGDVVQQPTMQYQYRDINDPSISHLLHADAPPVRVVPFQTSEPVSREFLEHSDRNFRNAPKEDIDDLRRINVRLEALHIVPPETSANNENSRSPVNIFQERILDARPQFVANDVPQTNAFANTGNFLDENHGKPADILPASSTEALYLHNHQLEEFNQVAQSSGLGVFEPLPHSTTPAEHLASDKIWHGKPTIPQIDSAFTNVERERVPFVGDWKDEAPHIQSSMGFNDATAASSNGNLPTVSVSSGLVPEFCDPATSDSLFSTKDPWILRHDTHFPPPKPSKVVSGRETCTTKEGVLHQQPGNLNKDSASEHGNSSKGSAEEHIRLELQSVAEGVAASVLQSSLHSDHSDHEMKQPIPDANQEMELRVGCTEAEDFVKDEANSSVSLSDGIGRLQIIKNSDLEELRELGSGTFGTVYHGKWRGTDVAIKRINDRCFAGKPSEQTRMRDDCWNEAIKLADIHHPNVVAFYGVVLDGPGGSVATVTEYMVNGSLRQAFQRNDKALDKRKRLFIAMDVAFGMEYLHGKNIVHFDLKSDNLLVNLRDPHRPICKVGDLGLSKVKCQTLISGGVRGTLPWMAPELLNGSSNLVSEKVDVFSYGIVMWELLTGEEPYDDLHYGAIIGGIVSNTLRPAVPESCDADWKSLMERCWSADPAERPSFAEIVNQLRIIAASLPTKGQAQ